A genomic window from Onychostoma macrolepis isolate SWU-2019 chromosome 22, ASM1243209v1, whole genome shotgun sequence includes:
- the mfap2 gene encoding microfibrillar-associated protein 2 yields MKLCYLLLLSVPGLVLAQGQIQNYEDYSEIFAVEFQTEPTEPGPLDCREEQYPCTRLYSVHQPCKQCLNSICFYSLRRVYVINKEICVRTVCAHEELLRADLCRDQFSRCGVAALSGQCGATGGSCAKSCGSC; encoded by the exons ATGAAACTCTGTTACCTGCTGCTGCTGTCAGTGCCag GTCTGGTTCTGGCTCAGGGTCAGATTCAGAACTATGAGGATTATTCAGAGATCTTCG CGGTGGAGTTTCAGACGGAGCCGACTGAACCCGGACCGCTGG ACTGTCGTGAGGAACAGTATCCCTGCACTCGTCTCTACTCCGTCCATCAGCCGTGCAAGCAGTGTCTCAACAGCATCTGCTTCTACAG tCTGCGGCGGGTTTACGTGATTAACAAGGAGATCTGCGTGAGGACGGTCTGCGCTCACGAGGAGCTGCTGAGAG CGGATCTGTGTCGCGATCAGTTCTCGCGCTGCGGTGTAGCTGCGCTCAGCGGCCAGTGCGGGGCGACGGGCGGCAGCTGCGCCAAGAGCTGCGGATCCTGCTAA